A genomic stretch from Aedes albopictus strain Foshan chromosome 2, AalbF5, whole genome shotgun sequence includes:
- the LOC115271114 gene encoding uncharacterized protein LOC115271114 encodes MDCKKCALPVETSIQPFIHCNGLCAAIHHAACVGLDTPNLAAVSPPYKNSFWLCDECIDEFVCWRNDRSANAKELSSRPELSLNPEQQSALQRDVEELKGKVESILSTLTTTASCLPNTEMMRHSTPNSSRQFSREMSGTNACNVTPSVSAASERLTESAVDESFALLMTNIDGNVSEEDVQLMVARSLGASDAECRNIKKLVPRWVDCSTLDYVSFKIILHCKWKPAAMMSTTWPRYVKFREFRRRECTWKPDNL; translated from the coding sequence ATGGATTGCAAAAAGTGTGCCCTGCCAGTAGAAACGAGTATTCAACCATTCATTCACTGCAATGGGTTGTGTGCTGCAATACACCACGCTGCTTGTGTGGGGTTGGATACACCTAATCTTGCTGCTGTATCACCTCCATATAAAAACAGCTTTTGGTTGTGTGACGAGTGCATCGACGAATTTGTTTGCTGGAGAAATGATCGAAGCGCGAATGCGAAGGAATTATCTTCTCGACCCGAGCTCTCGCTCAATCCTGAACAACAATCTGCACTACAACGCGATGTCGAAGAGCTGAAGGGGAAAGTAGAGTCAATACTGTCTACGCTAACTACTACTGCGAGCTGCCTCCCAAACACGGAGATGATGCGGCACTCAACTCCCAACTCATCACGGCAATTCAGTAGAGAAATGAGTGGAACAAACGCATGCAATGTAACGCCAAGTGTATCTGCAGCTTCGGAACGATTAACGGAATCTGCTGTAGATGAGAGTTTCGCATTATTGATGACAAACATCGATGGGAACGTTTCCGAGGAGGATGTCCAATTGATGGTCGCCCGAAGTTTAGGAGCCTCTGATGCCGAGTGCAGAAACATTAAGAAACTTGTTCCGCGATGGGTTGATTGTAGTACGCTTGACTACGTTTCGTTTAAAATAATCTTGCATTGTAAATGGAAACCGGCTGCAATGATGTCTACTACATGGCCGAGATATGTAAAATTTCGTGAATTTAGGAGAAGAGAATGCACTTGGAAGCCCGATAATTTGTGA